A genome region from Thermoanaerobacterium xylanolyticum LX-11 includes the following:
- the polA gene encoding DNA polymerase I, whose amino-acid sequence MSKFLIIDGNSLMYRAYFALPDLMNSEGMHTNAIYGFSMMLLKLLEEEKPDYIAIAFDKKASTFRHKEYSAYKGTRQSMPEELIEQVDILKDVINAFNIKTIEIEGFEADDIIGTVSKIASESGMDVLIVTGDRDALQLVSANVKVKICKKGITQMDEYDEKAVFEKYEVTPLQFIDLKGLMGDKSDNIPGVPNIGEKTAIKLVKEFGSIENLLMNTDKLKGKIKENVENNAELAVLSKRLATIERNVPIDIDLNEYAVKNYDVNKLTELFEKLEFSSLISDLKDDSRDTKDIKEWPVRDFTYVKNVLGKFDVLSLYPFIYDGKIKAVSFACGDGSFFVEIDDYDNFKLLNNDKLTLIGHDLKDFLVNISYCGIELNCKILDTAIMTYLLNPSESNYDISRVLKKYLKEDLQNIDDIVGKGRNKKSYDDIDKKLLVDYMCSAASNLSKLKDKLMSFIKEMEMEDLLKNVEIPLIEVLKSMEVYGFTLDKDVLRSISKEIDEKTDKIVKDIYDAAGYEFNINSTKQLSEFLFDKLNLPAIKKTKTGYSTDMEVLAELIPYNDIVGEIIEYRQLMKLKSTYIDGFIPIMDENNRVHSTFKQTVAATGRISSTEPNLQNIPVREEFGRRIRKAFVSSYEDGLIISADYSQIELRVLAHLSEDEKLIESFLNNEDIHLRTASEVFKVSKEEVTSEMRRRAKAVNFGIVYGISDYGLSKDLKISRKEAKEYIDNYFDRYKGVKNYIDSIVKFAKENGYVTTILNRRRYIPEINSKNFNQRSFGERMAMNTPIQGSAADIIKMSMVKVYNELKERGLKSRLILQVHDELIIDTHPDEVEIVKELLKSIMENIIKLKVPLVVDIGQGKNWYDAK is encoded by the coding sequence ATGTCGAAATTTTTGATCATAGATGGTAATAGCTTGATGTACAGGGCGTATTTTGCCCTGCCTGATTTGATGAACAGCGAAGGAATGCATACAAATGCCATATACGGTTTTTCAATGATGCTTCTTAAATTGCTGGAGGAGGAGAAACCAGACTACATAGCAATAGCTTTCGATAAAAAGGCTTCTACATTTAGGCACAAGGAGTACAGTGCTTATAAAGGAACCCGCCAGTCGATGCCAGAAGAGCTGATAGAACAGGTGGATATTTTAAAAGATGTGATAAATGCATTTAACATAAAGACCATCGAGATAGAGGGATTTGAAGCAGATGATATCATTGGTACAGTATCAAAAATTGCTTCCGAAAGTGGGATGGATGTGCTTATCGTCACAGGCGACAGAGATGCGCTTCAGCTTGTGTCGGCAAATGTAAAAGTAAAAATATGTAAAAAAGGCATAACGCAGATGGATGAGTACGATGAAAAGGCGGTCTTTGAAAAGTATGAAGTGACGCCGCTTCAATTCATAGACTTGAAAGGGCTTATGGGAGACAAATCAGACAACATTCCAGGAGTGCCCAATATAGGGGAGAAGACGGCCATAAAGCTTGTTAAAGAATTTGGATCAATTGAAAATTTACTGATGAATACAGATAAGTTAAAAGGGAAAATAAAAGAAAATGTAGAAAACAATGCAGAATTAGCTGTTTTAAGCAAACGGCTTGCTACGATTGAGAGAAATGTTCCTATTGATATTGATTTGAATGAATACGCGGTTAAAAATTACGATGTCAATAAGCTTACAGAGCTATTTGAAAAATTGGAATTTTCAAGCCTCATCTCAGATTTAAAAGATGATAGTCGTGATACAAAGGATATTAAAGAATGGCCTGTAAGAGATTTTACATACGTTAAAAATGTTTTAGGAAAGTTTGATGTTTTGTCATTGTATCCATTCATATATGATGGAAAGATAAAAGCAGTATCATTTGCTTGCGGTGACGGATCGTTTTTTGTAGAGATTGATGATTATGACAATTTTAAATTGCTTAATAATGATAAGCTTACGTTGATAGGACACGATCTGAAAGATTTTTTAGTAAACATTTCATACTGCGGTATTGAACTTAATTGTAAGATTTTAGATACGGCCATAATGACTTATCTTTTAAATCCGTCTGAGTCGAATTACGACATAAGTCGCGTATTGAAAAAATACTTGAAAGAGGATTTGCAAAACATAGATGATATAGTAGGCAAGGGCAGGAATAAAAAGAGCTACGATGACATTGACAAAAAGCTTTTAGTCGATTATATGTGTTCAGCCGCATCAAACTTATCTAAGTTAAAAGATAAGCTCATGTCATTTATAAAAGAGATGGAGATGGAAGATCTTTTAAAAAATGTGGAAATTCCGCTTATTGAAGTGCTAAAATCTATGGAGGTGTACGGCTTTACATTAGATAAAGATGTACTTAGAAGTATTTCTAAAGAAATAGATGAAAAGACAGATAAGATTGTAAAAGATATTTACGATGCTGCTGGATACGAATTTAATATTAACTCTACAAAGCAGTTATCAGAATTTTTGTTTGATAAACTGAATTTGCCAGCAATAAAAAAGACTAAAACAGGGTATTCGACTGACATGGAAGTCCTTGCAGAACTTATACCGTACAATGACATAGTAGGAGAAATAATAGAATATAGACAGCTTATGAAGCTTAAATCTACGTACATAGATGGCTTCATTCCCATCATGGATGAAAATAATAGGGTCCACTCTACGTTTAAACAAACAGTTGCTGCTACAGGGAGAATTAGCTCAACAGAGCCTAATCTGCAGAACATACCTGTAAGAGAAGAATTTGGCAGGAGGATAAGAAAGGCATTTGTATCAAGTTATGAAGATGGGCTTATAATATCTGCTGATTATTCTCAGATTGAGCTTAGGGTTCTTGCACATCTTTCAGAGGATGAAAAACTTATTGAGTCATTTTTGAACAACGAAGATATACATTTAAGGACGGCATCGGAGGTTTTTAAGGTTTCGAAAGAAGAAGTGACAAGTGAAATGAGAAGGCGGGCGAAAGCTGTCAACTTTGGTATTGTATATGGTATAAGCGATTACGGCTTATCTAAAGACTTAAAGATTTCGCGAAAAGAAGCGAAAGAATACATAGACAATTATTTTGACAGGTACAAGGGCGTCAAAAATTACATCGACTCAATTGTCAAATTTGCAAAGGAAAATGGGTATGTTACGACTATCTTAAATAGGAGAAGATACATACCGGAAATCAATTCAAAAAATTTTAACCAAAGATCTTTTGGCGAGAGAATGGCAATGAATACACCTATTCAAGGTAGCGCTGCGGATATAATAAAGATGTCGATGGTTAAAGTATACAATGAATTAAAGGAAAGAGGATTGAAATCAAGACTTATTCTTCAGGTGCACGATGAGCTTATAATTGACACACATCCTGATGAAGTTGAAATAGTCAAGGAGCTTCTAAAATCAATAATGGAAAATATCATAAAGTTGAAAGTTCCTTTAGTTGTAGATATAGGGCAAGGGAAAAACTGGTATGATGCAAAATAA
- a CDS encoding glycosyl hydrolase family 18 protein: MDNKWYFDIAPGAIDDLREHTSQITTLIPFWYGVKPDGTLADMSSQDVKSIASQNNLPIFPIVHNYSDPKKSQLIHDLISNTSLRSILVNSIVNMALSNNYPGINIDFEFVPPEDRSNLNAFMEELYYSLKNANKIVTISLPAETEDNPRHPFSGAFQYTVLSQFTDQAYVLAYDEHFSKPGPIASIGFVRSVLDYATKSIEPKKIWLGMAVYGYDWAEGSNYPRTLSYFQAIETAKNLGVKIEYDETAQESTYTYTVDSVKHTVWFEDARSFQAKLPLVSQYGISGIAVWRLGQEDPDIWNILNRI; the protein is encoded by the coding sequence ATGGATAACAAATGGTATTTTGATATAGCACCAGGTGCTATAGATGATCTAAGAGAACACACTTCTCAAATAACGACGCTTATACCTTTCTGGTACGGCGTTAAGCCAGACGGCACGCTGGCGGATATGTCGTCGCAAGACGTCAAAAGCATAGCATCTCAGAATAATTTACCTATCTTTCCTATTGTACACAATTATTCTGATCCGAAAAAATCACAGCTTATACATGATTTAATATCCAATACATCTTTAAGAAGCATATTAGTAAACAGCATAGTAAACATGGCATTATCAAATAACTATCCAGGAATAAATATCGATTTTGAGTTTGTGCCACCAGAAGACAGAAGCAATCTTAACGCATTTATGGAAGAACTTTATTATTCGCTAAAAAACGCCAATAAGATTGTCACGATTTCATTGCCGGCAGAAACAGAAGACAACCCAAGACATCCTTTCTCAGGCGCATTTCAATACACTGTCTTAAGTCAATTTACAGATCAAGCATACGTATTAGCATACGACGAACACTTCTCGAAGCCCGGTCCCATTGCATCAATTGGATTTGTTCGCAGTGTATTAGATTACGCCACAAAGTCCATTGAGCCGAAAAAAATTTGGCTTGGCATGGCAGTTTACGGCTATGACTGGGCAGAAGGCTCAAACTACCCAAGGACATTATCTTACTTTCAAGCCATAGAGACAGCCAAAAATCTCGGCGTCAAAATCGAATACGACGAGACCGCGCAAGAATCCACGTACACTTATACAGTGGACTCCGTAAAACACACCGTATGGTTTGAAGATGCCAGAAGTTTTCAAGCAAAACTGCCATTAGTATCTCAATACGGTATATCAGGCATAGCTGTTTGGAGGCTGGGTCAAGAAGATCCTGACATTTGGAACATTTTAAATAGAATTTGA
- a CDS encoding amino acid permease, whose amino-acid sequence MEKGNLSVNELVLVGVGGILGAGFFLASGIAIHTAGPIVLLDYVISAFIMSEVFCALSEMIVANPVDGSFRVYAEEALGDIGGFLSGWVYWTAGVFIMSSEVTASAIFTKFWFPKVPLWIFALIYSIMVICVNALGTKNFGTVESWFSTIKVSALFIITVIGIFALFGTFGNKGEIGFKNYYIHGGFSPNGIKGFLGAMLMSLIPFGGIEVTAMTASKTKKPKKYVPIARRYIVLFLSILYLSSIAVLLGVIPWYEVSTKESPFIKLLSFTKIPYIDSIMNFIILTAALTTMNGAMYGVTQVMYSLGKGRFAPTFLSKLSKRDVPIYALLISSFGLLVAVVLSYILPKDVYEYITSATGFIQFFNWIIILYTFIRYRPMLKKKNPDYFECQKHGFPLRPWFTIILLTAVLLSTLIVPKQAIGFFGGLILLIAIFTFYLIAKKLNLFDKW is encoded by the coding sequence TTGGAAAAAGGAAATCTATCTGTTAACGAACTTGTATTAGTAGGAGTAGGTGGAATACTGGGAGCGGGATTCTTTTTGGCAAGCGGTATAGCAATACATACGGCGGGGCCAATAGTCCTTTTGGATTACGTCATTTCAGCATTTATAATGTCTGAAGTCTTTTGCGCCCTTTCAGAAATGATCGTCGCAAACCCTGTTGACGGCTCTTTCAGGGTATATGCTGAAGAAGCCTTAGGCGACATAGGCGGATTTTTAAGTGGATGGGTCTACTGGACAGCAGGTGTATTCATCATGTCCAGCGAAGTTACGGCATCAGCAATCTTTACTAAGTTTTGGTTCCCCAAAGTTCCACTGTGGATATTCGCACTAATTTATTCTATTATGGTAATCTGTGTAAACGCATTAGGCACAAAAAACTTTGGTACTGTAGAATCTTGGTTTTCAACCATCAAAGTATCTGCTTTATTTATAATAACTGTCATCGGTATATTTGCACTTTTTGGAACATTTGGCAATAAAGGCGAGATTGGTTTTAAAAATTACTACATTCATGGAGGCTTTTCTCCAAATGGCATTAAAGGTTTTTTAGGTGCGATGCTTATGTCTTTAATACCGTTTGGTGGCATAGAGGTCACCGCTATGACAGCATCAAAGACAAAAAAACCGAAAAAATATGTACCTATAGCGAGAAGGTATATTGTACTGTTTCTATCAATATTGTATTTATCATCTATCGCCGTACTTTTAGGGGTAATTCCATGGTATGAAGTATCAACAAAGGAAAGTCCTTTTATCAAGCTACTTTCATTTACAAAGATACCATATATTGATTCAATAATGAATTTCATCATACTTACAGCAGCGCTGACCACCATGAATGGCGCTATGTACGGAGTAACGCAAGTCATGTATTCTTTAGGAAAGGGAAGATTTGCGCCAACTTTTTTAAGCAAGCTAAGCAAAAGAGATGTGCCTATATACGCCCTCTTAATAAGCAGCTTCGGACTTCTTGTTGCTGTAGTGCTTTCATACATTCTTCCTAAAGATGTTTACGAATATATAACAAGTGCTACAGGTTTCATCCAATTTTTCAACTGGATCATCATCTTGTACACTTTCATCAGATATAGGCCGATGCTTAAAAAAAAGAACCCGGATTACTTCGAATGTCAAAAGCACGGGTTTCCTTTAAGGCCATGGTTTACGATAATTTTGCTAACAGCCGTCCTCCTATCGACACTAATCGTCCCGAAACAAGCAATAGGTTTTTTCGGCGGACTCATACTGCTTATTGCCATATTTACCTTTTACTTAATAGCAAAAAAGCTGAATTTATTTGATAAATGGTAA
- a CDS encoding L,D-transpeptidase family protein: protein MQAKNRFIVVFAIFIILAFNATPSYGFTNTMTVNIPSRTIYFVSQNMSKLYPIAVGKIISTSPLGTYRIINKQVNPKWVSPWNGEVVPSGPDNPLGYRWMGFYSDYGIHGNNMPSSIGTLASSGCIRMYEADVEELFDMVSYGDIVNVVYQTIFPKTSPTGGMALFVYPDFYKKGLNTRQHIESELQNYGIKVSDDTFRKLYKYVNVKDPLVFSEGYKVIRNNELVSSNVYRSQDGQFYMWVGDLKGYLNIDDEKIKDLKSVSVDNANYVNIDDIANLTGLKFIVDDDTNTIKMIGNIIYYDGKFLSTTNYADYQNRDIYIPIKEFFIAAGHTVEWDPQKGVIVDGKSIKYKIYESKSYINQKDLRSLYGLNITVDSSSNKIYIKRD from the coding sequence TTGCAAGCAAAAAACAGATTTATCGTGGTATTTGCGATTTTTATTATTTTAGCGTTTAATGCGACACCATCTTACGGTTTTACAAATACCATGACAGTCAATATACCGTCAAGGACAATATATTTTGTCTCGCAAAATATGTCAAAACTTTATCCGATAGCAGTTGGCAAGATCATTTCTACATCCCCATTGGGAACATACAGGATCATAAATAAGCAAGTAAATCCTAAATGGGTATCGCCGTGGAATGGCGAAGTTGTACCATCAGGACCTGATAATCCTTTGGGATATAGATGGATGGGGTTTTACAGCGATTATGGAATACATGGGAATAACATGCCATCATCCATAGGCACTTTGGCGTCGTCGGGATGCATAAGGATGTACGAAGCGGATGTCGAAGAACTTTTTGATATGGTAAGTTACGGCGACATTGTGAATGTGGTATACCAAACGATTTTTCCAAAGACTTCTCCGACTGGCGGCATGGCATTATTCGTGTATCCGGATTTCTACAAAAAAGGCTTGAATACAAGGCAGCACATTGAAAGTGAGCTGCAAAATTACGGCATAAAAGTAAGCGATGATACATTTAGAAAATTGTACAAATACGTAAATGTGAAAGATCCGTTGGTATTTTCGGAAGGATATAAGGTTATCAGAAACAATGAACTTGTCAGCAGCAATGTGTACAGATCTCAGGATGGCCAATTTTATATGTGGGTTGGTGATCTAAAAGGTTATTTAAACATTGATGACGAGAAAATTAAGGATTTAAAATCAGTTTCAGTAGACAATGCAAACTACGTAAACATTGATGATATAGCAAATTTGACAGGTTTAAAGTTTATTGTAGACGATGATACAAATACGATTAAAATGATTGGAAATATAATTTACTATGATGGCAAGTTTTTGTCTACCACTAATTACGCAGATTATCAAAATAGAGATATTTACATTCCAATCAAAGAATTTTTTATTGCGGCAGGACATACGGTGGAATGGGATCCGCAAAAGGGAGTTATTGTAGATGGCAAAAGTATTAAATACAAAATATACGAAAGCAAATCGTACATAAATCAAAAAGATTTGAGAAGTTTATATGGGTTAAATATCACTGTAGATTCATCATCAAATAAAATATACATTAAGCGCGATTAG
- a CDS encoding PspC domain-containing protein codes for MDKRLYRSRNQVILGGVCGGIAEYFDIDVTIVRLIWALIALVGGSGVLLYIIAWIVVPENPYQPKDDDYHVGNVNVDKEPERPKVSSGRKSSEIFGWILIALGLFLLIRIFIPWFDLKIFWPVILIAFGLLFIFKK; via the coding sequence ATGGATAAGAGATTGTACCGCTCAAGAAATCAGGTCATTTTAGGAGGCGTATGTGGAGGCATAGCAGAGTATTTCGATATAGATGTGACGATAGTGAGGCTTATTTGGGCTTTGATTGCATTAGTGGGAGGTTCTGGCGTTTTACTTTATATAATTGCTTGGATCGTTGTTCCAGAAAATCCATATCAGCCAAAAGACGATGATTATCATGTTGGAAATGTCAATGTCGACAAAGAACCTGAAAGGCCAAAAGTTTCTTCAGGAAGGAAAAGCAGTGAAATATTTGGATGGATTTTAATTGCTTTAGGTCTATTTCTTCTCATTAGGATATTCATACCATGGTTTGATTTAAAGATTTTTTGGCCGGTTATCCTAATAGCGTTTGGACTTTTATTCATATTTAAAAAGTAA
- a CDS encoding RNA polymerase sigma factor → MDERQLLFKAQEGDIESFENVIVSYQNYIYNVIYRIVGNKEDALDLTQETFIKVFVNIKKFKGKSEFKTWLYRIAVNTSLDFMRKRKGVEEQLHNISDFKTPEDIFDDKMTRDIIMSELNKLKNDYKIAIILRDIEGLTYSEIAEITNSNIGTVKSRISRARSALKENLKKIPGFINIFDERRQL, encoded by the coding sequence TTGGATGAAAGACAGCTCCTTTTTAAAGCACAGGAAGGAGACATTGAATCGTTTGAAAATGTTATAGTATCTTATCAGAATTACATTTACAATGTCATATACAGGATAGTTGGAAACAAAGAAGATGCGTTGGATTTGACGCAAGAGACGTTTATCAAAGTATTTGTGAATATAAAAAAGTTTAAAGGCAAAAGTGAGTTTAAGACGTGGCTATACAGGATCGCTGTAAATACTTCTCTTGATTTTATGAGAAAGAGAAAAGGTGTTGAAGAACAATTGCACAATATAAGTGATTTCAAAACGCCTGAAGATATTTTCGACGATAAGATGACGAGAGATATAATCATGAGTGAATTGAACAAGCTTAAGAATGATTACAAAATCGCAATAATACTTAGAGATATAGAAGGGCTTACATACAGTGAAATAGCAGAAATAACAAATTCAAATATCGGGACAGTAAAGTCCAGGATATCCAGAGCCAGAAGTGCGCTTAAAGAAAATCTCAAAAAAATACCGGGCTTTATAAATATTTTTGATGAAAGGAGGCAATTGTGA
- the coaE gene encoding dephospho-CoA kinase (Dephospho-CoA kinase (CoaE) performs the final step in coenzyme A biosynthesis.) translates to MKVIGLTGGIASGKSTVSSILKSLGAVIIDADVVSREIMIKGTETYNILISVFGREILRKDGEIDRRKLGNLVFADKEKLNKLNEITHPEIIKRIKDIIEEERKKGKEKAIVLDAALLIEMKLFNMVDEVWLVVVDKKTQIRRLMKRDNLSYKDALNRIKSQMSIEDKMKYADFIINNCKDFNAIKRQVELLWGRFSK, encoded by the coding sequence GTGAAAGTTATCGGATTGACAGGGGGAATAGCGTCAGGAAAAAGCACCGTTTCATCCATATTAAAAAGTCTTGGAGCAGTAATAATTGACGCTGATGTCGTTTCAAGAGAGATTATGATAAAGGGGACTGAGACATATAATATATTAATAAGCGTATTTGGAAGAGAGATTTTGCGAAAAGATGGCGAGATAGACCGGAGAAAACTGGGTAACCTTGTTTTTGCTGATAAAGAAAAATTGAATAAATTAAATGAAATTACGCATCCGGAAATAATAAAAAGGATAAAAGATATAATAGAGGAAGAGAGAAAAAAAGGCAAAGAGAAAGCCATCGTGCTTGATGCAGCATTGCTAATTGAGATGAAGCTTTTTAATATGGTAGATGAAGTATGGCTTGTGGTTGTTGATAAAAAGACACAGATTAGAAGGCTTATGAAAAGAGACAATTTAAGCTATAAAGACGCATTAAACCGTATTAAGAGCCAGATGTCTATAGAGGACAAAATGAAGTACGCAGATTTTATAATTAATAACTGCAAGGATTTTAATGCTATAAAAAGACAAGTTGAGCTATTGTGGGGGCGTTTTTCAAAATAG
- a CDS encoding DUF441 domain-containing protein produces the protein MDFGVLILSIMLFFSIIGENNNAAAAIIMLLLIKLMNLEIINQFVSKNGMNLGIIVLTMGALSPLAMSKVSIDDFLNAAKSVEGVITVIAGIIVAILASIGLNAMKVDTNGVVGVLLGTVIGVSFFKGAPVGPMIALGITTILLRIFRL, from the coding sequence ATGGATTTTGGGGTCTTAATTCTATCCATCATGTTGTTTTTCAGCATTATAGGGGAAAACAACAACGCTGCGGCTGCTATTATAATGCTTCTTTTGATTAAGCTTATGAACTTGGAAATAATTAATCAATTTGTATCGAAAAATGGCATGAATCTTGGTATAATAGTATTGACTATGGGAGCCTTATCACCTCTTGCAATGAGCAAAGTGTCAATTGATGATTTTTTAAATGCTGCAAAAAGCGTGGAGGGGGTTATTACAGTTATTGCCGGGATAATTGTAGCTATATTGGCATCTATAGGCCTTAACGCCATGAAAGTAGATACAAATGGTGTTGTAGGTGTTTTGCTGGGTACTGTGATTGGTGTAAGCTTCTTTAAGGGAGCACCGGTTGGTCCAATGATAGCCCTTGGCATTACGACAATCTTACTTAGGATATTTAGATTATAG
- a CDS encoding lytic transglycosylase domain-containing protein, with protein MKLKKVILVIVVAVTVLTVYGVKTNWFLKQLYPKKYSQQVYFYSNQYGVDPNLVFAMIKAESNFNPDSVSNKGAIGLMQVIPETGTWVANYIGIKNFSVNMLFNPDYNINIGTWYLKYLLKQFNNDVTLAVAAYNGGSGNVSNWLKDKRYSENGSNLKKVPFLETDKYIKKVLKYYKIYTNLYK; from the coding sequence TTGAAGTTAAAAAAAGTCATATTGGTGATAGTAGTAGCAGTTACTGTTTTGACGGTATATGGAGTCAAGACAAATTGGTTTTTAAAGCAATTGTATCCTAAAAAATACAGTCAACAGGTATACTTCTATTCAAATCAGTATGGAGTAGATCCTAATTTGGTCTTTGCTATGATAAAGGCAGAAAGCAATTTTAATCCTGACAGCGTTTCAAATAAAGGTGCTATAGGCCTTATGCAGGTGATACCTGAGACAGGAACTTGGGTTGCTAATTACATAGGCATCAAAAATTTTAGCGTTAATATGCTTTTTAATCCAGATTACAATATAAATATAGGAACATGGTATCTAAAATACCTTTTAAAACAATTTAATAATGATGTCACTTTGGCAGTAGCCGCATATAATGGAGGAAGTGGCAATGTTTCAAATTGGTTAAAAGACAAGAGGTATTCAGAAAATGGCAGCAATCTCAAAAAAGTGCCTTTTTTAGAGACGGATAAGTACATTAAAAAGGTGCTTAAGTATTATAAGATTTACACAAATTTATATAAATGA
- a CDS encoding DUF4349 domain-containing protein, whose translation MECYAVRRLLNLYIDEELDRKSMDDVRTHLDSCEECKLEYNELLYTKRLLENMPPLELPDNFGEMLHIKLIEEKKNNRRKLIKRMFAIAAAVIASIFVLSFGFDFLMNNIKLSSQPPLSVKSAANYSSEASTGGKEAAPNLKNSVYSSSNQTNRGLDSGYERKITKDAAISIEMNSVDEGYNKILNISKQYNGYIESTSENTSESGQKTVNIVLKIPADDFEYAISNIKSLGHVKMIRINSSDITEQYYDVQARIKNLEIQEESLQNLMKKASNISDILQIEDKLNDVQTQIDSYKSQIKLWDSMTNMSTINLTFLSVVPQSAIGKIFDGSFFKDVLNAGAKSFNVFFEFIKYVIVMIIYLLPFAILIYLAYKGYRLFKK comes from the coding sequence ATGGAGTGCTATGCAGTCAGAAGGCTATTAAATCTCTATATAGACGAAGAACTGGATAGAAAATCAATGGACGATGTACGGACACATTTAGATTCATGTGAAGAATGCAAATTGGAATACAATGAGCTTCTATATACAAAAAGGCTTTTAGAAAATATGCCTCCTTTAGAGTTGCCAGATAATTTTGGCGAGATGCTTCACATCAAATTGATTGAAGAAAAGAAAAATAATCGTCGGAAGCTGATAAAAAGGATGTTTGCAATTGCTGCTGCCGTTATCGCTTCAATATTTGTATTGTCATTCGGATTTGATTTTTTGATGAATAATATTAAATTGTCTTCTCAGCCGCCTTTAAGCGTCAAAAGTGCTGCAAATTATTCATCGGAGGCTTCTACAGGAGGGAAAGAAGCTGCACCGAATCTGAAAAATAGCGTTTATAGCAGTTCGAATCAGACAAATAGAGGTTTAGATTCAGGATACGAGAGGAAAATAACAAAAGACGCTGCAATATCCATTGAGATGAATTCTGTAGATGAAGGCTATAACAAGATTTTAAACATAAGCAAACAGTACAATGGGTATATTGAAAGCACAAGTGAAAATACTTCAGAAAGTGGTCAAAAGACAGTCAACATCGTGCTAAAGATTCCTGCTGATGATTTTGAGTATGCCATATCAAACATTAAGTCTTTAGGCCATGTCAAGATGATTAGGATAAACAGCAGCGATATTACAGAGCAGTATTACGATGTTCAAGCACGAATAAAAAATTTAGAGATACAAGAGGAAAGCCTCCAAAACTTGATGAAAAAAGCTTCAAACATTTCAGACATATTGCAGATTGAAGACAAATTAAATGATGTGCAGACCCAGATTGATTCGTACAAAAGTCAGATAAAGCTGTGGGATAGCATGACAAACATGAGCACCATTAATTTAACTTTCCTGTCAGTTGTCCCTCAATCTGCGATAGGTAAAATCTTTGATGGAAGTTTTTTTAAAGATGTTTTAAATGCAGGGGCAAAAAGCTTCAATGTATTTTTCGAATTTATAAAGTATGTAATTGTGATGATAATATACCTGTTGCCATTTGCAATACTCATATATCTTGCATATAAAGGATATAGATTGTTCAAAAAATAA